A stretch of the Natribaculum luteum genome encodes the following:
- a CDS encoding M56 family metallopeptidase, translated as MGVELFRATYDCDAPPRVVESKLVRRGGFEPIERDGTRHWIVDHEWGLYRNRASYDPRAGEITITRTVHIGLRLTLIALIGLLVAGIALDRRLVVNGTFILAAILTLVLHDDSVPPTLEPATLRSYRLAPDYFASFGTVIAAAIASPDVGRGFTAGLCLVIGGLLAFHYAQGATFPLSRPVDPADTPTQLQIALLGFALPIVVVLLLAVFAATWAALPGIVALPVSIVFCGLGTVYFGTACAFQVSRLERSPFPEFPTNAIRVALVLAYLGLNLVLVRVLLWGGNLVGIALADVVFVRRYAPGGASLELVGIIREQVGVSVGIAGTVIDPATAAVVGLPFLPVFVVFGCWCVFLLVRLRTGIRLTIASEAIDWTAPDGETVPVRVIDDERPHASVHGRLFGMRPLIVVSSAVMKLNESERDAVLSHELYHVRNHDPVVNAVATLTSLFLFGGRNAFLVFYDYPRIEREADRFAADVTSVQDVSDALERFRRQRARSKVAGSRRSGGLGPYLTTPDTAADLVPNQWIERLTVGTRLRTWLDDTAHDLGAIYRLFYGDVLLSNAHGSVEERIARLENGDGT; from the coding sequence ACTCGTGCGACGAGGTGGGTTCGAGCCAATCGAACGAGACGGCACCAGACACTGGATCGTCGACCACGAGTGGGGCCTCTATCGGAATCGAGCGTCGTACGATCCCAGAGCCGGCGAGATTACGATCACCCGGACCGTCCATATCGGGCTCCGTCTGACCCTGATTGCACTGATCGGTCTCCTGGTCGCTGGAATCGCTCTCGACCGGCGGCTCGTCGTGAACGGAACTTTCATACTGGCCGCGATCCTGACGCTGGTCCTGCACGACGACTCGGTTCCGCCGACACTAGAGCCCGCAACGCTTCGGTCGTACCGGCTCGCGCCCGATTACTTCGCCAGCTTCGGCACCGTGATCGCAGCGGCGATTGCATCGCCGGATGTCGGAAGGGGATTCACTGCTGGCCTGTGTCTCGTCATCGGAGGACTTCTCGCGTTCCACTACGCACAGGGAGCGACGTTCCCGCTCTCTCGCCCGGTCGATCCGGCTGACACGCCCACGCAACTCCAGATCGCACTCCTGGGTTTCGCACTCCCGATCGTCGTCGTGCTGTTGCTCGCAGTCTTCGCTGCTACCTGGGCTGCGTTGCCTGGCATCGTCGCGCTTCCCGTTTCGATTGTGTTCTGTGGGCTCGGGACCGTGTACTTCGGGACTGCGTGTGCGTTTCAGGTTTCCCGACTAGAGCGAAGTCCGTTCCCTGAGTTTCCGACGAACGCGATCAGGGTCGCCCTCGTGCTGGCGTATCTAGGGCTGAACCTGGTGCTCGTCCGGGTGCTGCTCTGGGGCGGCAATCTCGTGGGGATTGCACTTGCGGACGTCGTCTTCGTTCGCCGATATGCACCTGGCGGCGCATCGCTCGAGCTCGTCGGGATCATTCGAGAACAGGTCGGGGTTTCGGTCGGGATCGCCGGAACAGTCATCGATCCTGCCACCGCGGCTGTCGTTGGTCTTCCGTTCTTGCCGGTGTTCGTCGTCTTCGGATGCTGGTGTGTCTTTTTGCTCGTCCGTCTCCGGACCGGGATTCGACTGACGATTGCGAGTGAAGCTATCGACTGGACCGCTCCAGACGGCGAGACGGTCCCCGTTCGAGTCATCGACGACGAACGACCCCACGCGAGCGTTCACGGTCGGTTGTTCGGGATGCGCCCGCTGATCGTCGTCTCCTCAGCGGTGATGAAGCTGAACGAATCCGAACGCGACGCCGTGCTCTCGCACGAACTCTATCACGTCCGCAACCACGACCCCGTCGTGAACGCCGTCGCTACCCTCACGTCGCTGTTCCTGTTCGGCGGGCGGAACGCCTTCCTCGTCTTCTACGACTATCCACGGATCGAACGTGAGGCCGATCGCTTCGCGGCGGACGTGACGAGCGTCCAGGACGTCTCCGACGCGCTCGAGCGATTCCGGCGGCAACGAGCGCGATCCAAAGTGGCCGGAAGTCGTCGATCGGGTGGCCTCGGGCCGTACCTGACGACGCCGGATACCGCTGCAGATCTCGTCCCGAACCAGTGGATCGAGCGGCTGACGGTTGGAACGCGACTGCGGACCTGGCTCGACGACACAGCGCACGATCTCGGTGCGATCTACCGACTGTTCTACGGAGACGTCCTTCTCTCCAACGCGCACGGATCGGTCGAAGAGCGGATCGCTCGCCTCGAAAACGGCGACGGTACGTAG
- a CDS encoding PQQ-binding-like beta-propeller repeat protein: MNRRTALTALTTCVIGGIAGCLRGGPQEPTTTRSDGLSASLDGTSRTYAGDRRRTGAGTRGRGLTERPERAWRFRTGETIQSMPAVVDGTVYAGSWDGSIYALDGVTGEVVWSVSTDRHVVSSPAVRDGVVYAASMAGTALAIDAGSGDVRWRVSFGGPVYASPLIAEGIVVLPVLDGTIRALDTTTAEERWRVEVGRPVFCTPAFDDGTVYVAGYDRHVYAVDVVTGDVRWTTDVGTLHYTAPAIVDGTVYLGRGKIYAIDASTGERRWTAVDDAGYGSSPAVTAETIFIGTQDLVALDAATGEERWRFDPGERVECSPIVTGNTVYVSAEDDTVYAVDARSGDVSWERSLGASGVALTALPESLLVPTDEGLFHLVN; this comes from the coding sequence ATGAATCGACGGACCGCACTGACGGCGCTGACGACGTGCGTGATCGGCGGGATCGCTGGCTGTCTCCGCGGTGGTCCGCAGGAACCAACGACCACCAGAAGCGACGGACTGAGCGCGTCTCTAGACGGCACTAGCCGCACGTATGCGGGCGATCGCCGACGAACGGGTGCGGGCACCCGCGGTCGGGGTCTCACCGAGCGGCCCGAACGAGCGTGGCGGTTCCGAACGGGAGAGACGATTCAGTCGATGCCAGCGGTCGTCGACGGCACTGTCTACGCCGGTTCGTGGGACGGGTCGATCTATGCGCTCGACGGCGTCACCGGCGAGGTCGTGTGGTCGGTCTCGACGGATCGACACGTCGTCTCGTCGCCGGCAGTCCGCGACGGCGTCGTCTACGCCGCTAGCATGGCCGGCACCGCACTCGCGATCGACGCAGGTTCTGGCGACGTCCGCTGGCGCGTCAGCTTCGGGGGGCCAGTCTACGCTTCCCCGCTGATCGCGGAGGGCATCGTCGTCCTGCCAGTTCTCGACGGCACGATTCGGGCGCTCGATACGACTACCGCCGAGGAACGCTGGCGCGTCGAGGTCGGTCGCCCCGTCTTCTGTACGCCAGCTTTCGACGACGGTACCGTGTACGTCGCCGGCTACGATCGCCACGTCTACGCCGTGGACGTCGTGACGGGCGACGTCCGGTGGACGACGGACGTCGGAACCCTCCACTACACTGCCCCAGCGATCGTCGACGGCACGGTCTATCTCGGTCGCGGGAAGATCTACGCGATCGACGCCTCGACAGGAGAACGACGGTGGACTGCCGTCGACGACGCAGGGTACGGATCGTCGCCAGCGGTCACGGCAGAGACGATCTTCATCGGGACGCAGGACCTCGTCGCGCTGGACGCCGCGACCGGTGAGGAACGCTGGCGCTTCGATCCGGGCGAGCGCGTCGAGTGTTCGCCAATCGTCACCGGAAATACGGTGTACGTTTCAGCCGAGGACGACACGGTTTATGCGGTCGATGCCCGATCGGGCGACGTTTCCTGGGAGCGGTCCCTCGGTGCATCGGGTGTCGCACTCACGGCCCTCCCAGAAAGTCTACTCGTCCCGACCGACGAGGGGTTATTCCACCTGGTGAACTGA
- a CDS encoding M48 family metalloprotease, producing MGISVVDVVSFTDSTLQHREWEISIPFSRLYRDLQQSLGSPAQQGTATYAWRGIGWAGIYQWELSVDGNTNTVHFDQGFTDRGNRLETAFLVAGILGLALAALLQYGPDWIVSIPGYLVPSLGEASPYGSLASLIAASGLLWLVGLFYRGPRQPIAERGLRRRFVTYCFPYFYFTGLGTLTIGALLGALLNYMAVGAFVALFVYVVYHYAAGAFPSMDSNNGFDAGEPAFGGGSPFLIVFAVASTPVLVIATIASVSGLLPGRLYRTSAIWFWIGYALVPIALTGVYCLFAHRAARLLGVLPPSSNRSVLGRGIVVLGFLFVNFLTILFVGAVSIVFVTTPFPWLNHVSLGVDPVGIGVLVGASGGAFAGGIGLRWLRRHVIRPSDRPGTGAAATVATIGAYGLFFALFVAIAWTFVTGISLAFGNAAIHDPSPRTVRTGWEGTLLYQRWIGVVSGTAVAPGVVVVLNAITYLPVTLLGLAWSHRVVRTVDRRLRIYDAPEYLDPTDRPVPDGTILPVFEDGTGPAAQYTLLGPSAIILNRSVLDAVEDDEQLNAIIAHEAYHIDSLDGVVGVLASVVSVLFAGRNVLLSVYDLHRSELEADLYATEEVSAEAFKRGYLAVWKQASVPSGPVGPQLGLPTSAFERSPDLEFDPRSVGSYVCSLVFAPYHVLFGGVLYDQAHAHPSRRNALVTLPEQAVDYVDRASTKNIYLPVETTVTVPIPRYQVESYLASNGADPDWAGVIVDRLLDHGKLVEADRGLLVPAEER from the coding sequence ATGGGGATCAGCGTCGTCGACGTAGTGAGTTTCACGGATTCGACGCTCCAGCACCGGGAGTGGGAGATTTCGATCCCGTTTTCCCGGCTGTATCGTGACCTCCAGCAGTCACTCGGTTCCCCGGCCCAGCAGGGGACAGCCACGTATGCGTGGCGAGGGATCGGCTGGGCAGGGATCTACCAGTGGGAACTCTCGGTCGACGGTAACACGAATACGGTACACTTCGATCAGGGATTCACCGATCGTGGGAACCGACTGGAAACGGCGTTTCTCGTCGCAGGAATCCTCGGACTTGCGCTCGCGGCACTCCTTCAATACGGTCCGGACTGGATCGTTTCGATTCCGGGATACCTGGTTCCGTCACTCGGCGAGGCATCGCCGTATGGAAGTCTCGCAAGTCTGATCGCCGCTTCAGGACTCCTCTGGCTGGTGGGCCTGTTCTATCGAGGGCCCAGACAGCCGATCGCCGAACGGGGGCTCCGCCGAAGGTTCGTGACGTACTGTTTTCCGTACTTCTACTTCACCGGCCTGGGAACGCTCACGATCGGGGCGCTGTTGGGGGCACTGTTGAACTACATGGCCGTCGGCGCGTTCGTCGCCCTCTTCGTCTACGTCGTTTACCACTACGCTGCGGGTGCGTTCCCGTCGATGGACAGTAACAACGGATTCGACGCTGGCGAACCTGCCTTCGGCGGCGGATCGCCCTTCCTGATCGTATTCGCGGTCGCGAGTACACCGGTGCTCGTGATCGCTACGATCGCGAGCGTCTCTGGTCTGCTACCGGGTCGGCTGTACCGAACGAGTGCGATCTGGTTCTGGATCGGATACGCGCTGGTTCCAATCGCCCTGACCGGAGTCTACTGCCTGTTTGCCCATCGGGCCGCCCGACTGCTGGGAGTGCTTCCCCCGAGTTCGAACCGTTCGGTGCTGGGTCGGGGGATCGTCGTCCTCGGATTTCTGTTCGTGAATTTCCTCACCATCTTGTTCGTCGGAGCTGTGAGCATCGTCTTCGTGACGACGCCGTTTCCGTGGCTGAACCACGTGTCACTGGGCGTGGACCCAGTCGGGATCGGCGTACTCGTTGGCGCGAGTGGAGGTGCCTTCGCCGGCGGGATCGGACTCCGCTGGCTTCGCAGACACGTGATTCGACCGTCCGACCGGCCGGGCACGGGAGCTGCCGCCACTGTCGCGACGATCGGTGCGTACGGGCTGTTTTTCGCCCTGTTCGTGGCGATCGCCTGGACCTTCGTAACCGGCATCTCGCTCGCGTTCGGCAACGCCGCGATCCACGACCCATCGCCACGGACTGTCCGGACCGGCTGGGAGGGGACGCTCCTGTACCAGCGATGGATCGGCGTCGTGTCGGGAACTGCCGTGGCTCCCGGCGTCGTCGTCGTCCTCAACGCAATCACGTATCTCCCCGTGACGCTGCTCGGACTGGCATGGTCGCACAGGGTCGTCCGGACGGTCGATCGCCGCCTCCGCATCTACGACGCACCGGAGTATCTCGATCCGACGGATCGTCCGGTCCCCGATGGAACGATTCTCCCCGTCTTCGAGGACGGGACCGGACCAGCAGCACAGTATACTCTCCTCGGACCGTCGGCGATTATCCTGAACCGGTCCGTCCTCGACGCGGTCGAGGACGACGAGCAACTGAACGCGATTATCGCACACGAAGCCTACCATATAGACAGCCTCGACGGCGTGGTCGGAGTGCTCGCCAGCGTCGTGAGCGTCCTCTTTGCCGGCCGCAACGTTCTCCTCTCGGTGTACGACCTTCATCGGAGCGAACTCGAGGCGGACCTCTACGCGACAGAGGAGGTGTCGGCCGAGGCGTTCAAGCGGGGATACCTTGCGGTGTGGAAGCAGGCGTCAGTACCGTCTGGCCCCGTGGGCCCGCAACTGGGTCTCCCGACGTCGGCGTTCGAACGCTCACCGGACCTCGAGTTCGACCCCAGGTCAGTCGGAAGTTACGTCTGTAGTCTCGTGTTCGCCCCGTATCACGTCCTCTTTGGAGGGGTTCTATACGATCAGGCGCACGCTCACCCGTCCCGTCGGAACGCCCTCGTCACCCTTCCAGAGCAGGCCGTAGACTACGTGGATCGAGCGTCGACGAAAAATATCTATCTCCCGGTAGAAACGACCGTCACAGTACCGATACCGAGATACCAGGTCGAATCCTACCTGGCGTCCAATGGGGCCGATCCCGACTGGGCTGGGGTGATCGTCGATCGCCTCCTCGATCACGGGAAACTGGTCGAGGCCGACCGTGGACTCCTGGTGCCGGCCGAGGAACGATGA